The Vicia villosa cultivar HV-30 ecotype Madison, WI linkage group LG1, Vvil1.0, whole genome shotgun sequence genome includes a region encoding these proteins:
- the LOC131643843 gene encoding vacuolar protein sorting-associated protein 60.2-like yields MKRVFGAKKNKEPPPSIEDANERIMKRGDTVDEKIKKLDVELSRYKEQIKKTRPGPTLEAIKSRAMRVLKQKRMYEGQRDMLYNQTFNLDQVQFAAEGIKDAQQTMSALKSANKDLKGMMKTVKIQDIDNLQDEMMDLMDVSNEIQETLGRSYSVPDDIDEEELLGELDALEADMENESEGVPSYLQPDKESDLDSELNLPSAPTGQTSAPHGRSNVQTEDELGLPAVPRATLRG; encoded by the exons ATGAAGAGAGTCTTCGGCGCCAAAAAGAACAAGGAGCCTCCTCCTTCCATCGAAGATGCCAACGAAAGG ATTATGAAACGAGGTGATACTGTGGATGAGAAGATTAAGAAGCTTGATGTTGAACTCAGTAGATACAAAGAACAGATCAAGAAAACAAGGCCTGGTCCTACTCTCGAAGCTATTAAATCCAGAGCCATGCGAGTTCTTAAACAAAAGCGAAT GTATGAAGGTCAACGCGATATGTTGTACAATCAGACATTCAACCTCGATCAAGTTCAATTTGCTGCTGAGGGAATTAAAGATGCTCAACAAACT ATGTCAGCTTTGAAGTCTGCCAACAAGGATTTGAAGGGAATGATGAAAACTGTGAAGATCCAAGACATTGAT AACTTGCAAGATGAAATGATGGACTTGATGGATGTAAGTAATGAAATCCAAGAGACTTTGGGTAGAAGCTATAGTGTTCCTGATGACATAGACGAGGAGGAACTTTTGGGTG AACTTGATGCGCTGGAAGCAGACATGGAAAATGAATCTGAAGGAGTCCCCTCCTACCTCCAACCTGATAAAGAATCTGATTTGGATTCAGAGCTTAACTTACCTTCAGCTCCAACCGGTCAAACATCAGCTCCACATGGCAGATCCAATGTCCAA ACTGAAGATGAACTGGGTTTACCTGCTGTCCCTCGGGCAACCCTACGCGGTTAA